The following DNA comes from Nitrogeniibacter aestuarii.
TAAGTCCGCTCAATGCTGTCTCGACTCAGATCGCTGTTTCGCCCTGAACCCGCGTCGCCCGCCGGCAAGGTGCGCGTGCTTGAGGAAAATCCTCCGCACGCAATCGGTCATTCGTACCACTCCAGTCTCGACTTTCTGGATGTACTTCAATGCCACGAGGGACTCCCGGCGCCTGACTGGCGTCGCGTCATGGCATGGCTCGATTCGGGCGAAGCACACGGCTCGATCGCTGAACGATGGCCAGAGATCCAGCGCGCCTGGGCGCTTCACTTGCGTCAAGCCCTGGGGCCGGCATACGAGATCAGCGAGCTCGGCAGCACGCTGCTCGTGAGCACGCTGCCGGCCAGACAACGCGACATGCTGCTGACATTCGTCGAAAAATCCCAGCAGCGGATTTCGCGATTGCTGCATGGCATTGCCAGGCGGGCAAACGGTGCCCTGACCCTCGTTTTTGTCTTTGAGGACCAGGAAACCTATTACCGCTATGTCTCCCGGTATTACCCTGACTGCGGCGAGTTTGCACTGAGTGGCGGCATGCACATCAACGATGGGTGCAGCCATTTCGTCACGGCTCGTGCCGACCTGACCTTGATCGAGCCCGTCATCGTTCATGAGCTGACCCATGCGCAAGTGACGCATCTTCCCATTCCGGCCTGGCTCAACGAAGGGCTGGCGGTGAATTCTGAAAGACGCCTCACACCGACACCCGCCGAATTCACGCCCGCAGAATTTCACGCGATGCATGCAGCGTACTGGTCACCTGAGACGATTCAGGATTTCTGGTCCGGCCAGGCGTTTCACGCTTCGGGAGAAGAGAACCGGCTCGCCTACGACCTGGGACAACTCCTGACGGCACAACTCTCGCAAGACTGGGACGCCTTCGCCGCCTTTGCGAACGAAGCGACGATGGCAGACAGTGGGCACGCCGCTGCGTTGGCGCATTTCGATCTTGATCTCGGAGAAGCGGTCCGGCTGATGTTCGACGCCCGACCCGATGAGGGCTGGTCACCCAGACCCGCTTCGTGGGGACAGCCCTCAAACGCTTGAGCTGACTCAAGCCCCCCGGGCAATCGCCAGCACGGCCCCCCGCGCCCGCTCAAACGCACCCAGGTCGTTCGACACCTTGGTCATGAGCATGGCGCCCTGCATGAGCGCCAGAATGTTCTCGGCACGACGTGCGTTGTCGCCCTCCGGGATTTCCCCCTGCGCGACCGCCCGATCGAGCGTCTGTTCAAGATAAGCCCGCTGCTCGGCAAAGATGGCGTCGAGCGTGGTGCGGATGTGTTCGTCCTGCCGCGCCATCTCCTGCCCCAGGTTGCCGAAGGGGCAGCCCAGCACGCCGCCCTTGGCGTCGGCCACCTCTCGCTGGAAGCCGATCATGCCGTCAACAAAGGCCTCCAGTTGCACCAGGCCGCTGCCTTCCTGGCCGAATACGCCGTCAAATAAACGCGCTCGCGCCATGGCCCAGAATGACTCGATGGCAGCCACGGCCAGATCCGTCTTCGACTTGAAGTAGTAGTAGAAGCTGCCCTTGCGGGCATCGG
Coding sequences within:
- a CDS encoding TetR/AcrR family transcriptional regulator, with translation MSAAQTLDTRDRLVHTASDLIWERSFQATGVDEVCQRADARKGSFYYYFKSKTDLAVAAIESFWAMARARLFDGVFGQEGSGLVQLEAFVDGMIGFQREVADAKGGVLGCPFGNLGQEMARQDEHIRTTLDAIFAEQRAYLEQTLDRAVAQGEIPEGDNARRAENILALMQGAMLMTKVSNDLGAFERARGAVLAIARGA